The Anaerolineae bacterium genome contains a region encoding:
- a CDS encoding ABC transporter ATP-binding protein has product MSDQRCTKLTEEPVCLDTSYDEVLLRAEELTKAYNGARGPVLALDNISLQVCPGEFVCVVGASGCGKTTLLHILGGLLTPTRGWVMLGNEPITAPGRRIGFVFQRANLMPWRTVLANVMLPLEIAGVPAEEAKARAQSLIELVGLKGHEEVYPRQLSGGMQQRVVLARALVHQPTLLLLDEPFGALDALTRERMNLELQRIWLLRRPTVVMVTHSIAEAVFLADRVLVMEGPPGRISREITVDLPRPRTLQMMAHERFAALAGQVRQAIGVLADNGAEWRGR; this is encoded by the coding sequence ATGAGCGATCAAAGGTGCACTAAGCTAACCGAAGAGCCGGTATGCCTGGATACCAGCTACGATGAGGTGCTGCTACGGGCTGAAGAGCTGACCAAGGCCTACAATGGCGCTCGTGGCCCTGTTTTAGCGCTGGATAATATCTCTTTGCAGGTTTGTCCCGGCGAATTTGTATGCGTGGTGGGCGCTTCGGGATGCGGCAAGACCACGTTGCTGCACATCCTGGGGGGGCTGTTGACGCCGACGCGTGGGTGGGTAATGTTGGGAAACGAGCCGATCACAGCACCTGGCCGGCGTATTGGTTTCGTCTTTCAGAGAGCGAATCTGATGCCGTGGCGGACGGTGCTCGCCAATGTTATGCTGCCGCTAGAGATCGCCGGCGTCCCAGCGGAAGAGGCGAAGGCGCGAGCCCAATCCCTAATCGAACTGGTGGGGTTAAAAGGGCATGAAGAGGTCTATCCGCGCCAACTGTCGGGTGGGATGCAACAGAGAGTGGTTCTTGCGCGCGCCCTGGTGCATCAGCCCACCTTGTTGTTATTGGATGAGCCATTCGGCGCGCTGGACGCGCTGACGCGTGAGCGCATGAACTTGGAGCTGCAACGAATCTGGCTGCTGCGTCGCCCCACAGTGGTCATGGTCACCCATAGCATCGCCGAGGCGGTGTTTCTAGCGGATCGGGTTCTGGTGATGGAAGGGCCACCCGGTCGCATCTCTAGGGAGATCACCGTGGATCTGCCGCGGCCGCGCACGCTGCAGATGATGGCTCACGAACGCTTTGCTGCCCTCGCTGGACAGGTGCGTCAAGCGATCGGCGTGTTGGCAGACAACGGCGCTGAATGGAGAGGGAGATGA
- a CDS encoding ABC transporter substrate-binding protein — protein sequence MSRRNLLIAVFFALWMTMAGCILVPPTSIPSQMMTPVATEMTSTPMIEKLTLGLGYIPSVQFAPFYVAREKGYFAEEGLEVVFQHGFETDFIKLVGTDELQFAVASGEQVILAQAQGLPVIYVMTWYNRFPVVVFALKEKGLNTPKALEGHRVGIPGLFGASFIAWKALVYAAGIDESKVTLESIGFTQAEAVAQGRVDAALDYAVNGPVKLRQAGREVDVIQVSDYINLPSNGLVTNEKTIRERPELVQRMVRALLRGLEDTLNHPDEAFAISIQAVPEAGGENEPVNRAIFNTVLDEWRPPTGKVLGWSDPERWAQAARFMREMGLVDVEVDVGKLFTNRFVEAS from the coding sequence ATGTCACGACGCAACTTGCTGATCGCTGTGTTCTTTGCCCTATGGATGACGATGGCTGGATGCATATTGGTCCCTCCTACCTCCATCCCCTCTCAAATGATGACACCGGTGGCTACAGAAATGACGAGCACACCCATGATCGAGAAGTTGACGCTCGGCTTGGGGTACATCCCCAGCGTTCAGTTCGCGCCGTTCTATGTAGCAAGGGAGAAGGGATATTTCGCCGAAGAGGGCCTTGAAGTGGTCTTCCAACATGGCTTCGAGACGGATTTTATCAAATTGGTAGGAACAGATGAGCTGCAGTTCGCGGTGGCCAGTGGCGAGCAGGTGATCCTGGCGCAAGCACAGGGACTGCCAGTGATCTATGTAATGACCTGGTACAATCGGTTCCCAGTTGTGGTCTTCGCCCTGAAGGAGAAGGGGCTTAACACGCCCAAGGCGCTGGAGGGACATCGGGTAGGCATCCCGGGACTATTTGGCGCCAGTTTCATCGCTTGGAAGGCGCTAGTGTATGCCGCAGGCATAGACGAGTCAAAAGTGACGCTAGAGAGTATCGGTTTCACCCAAGCGGAAGCGGTGGCACAGGGGCGGGTAGACGCTGCGCTCGACTACGCGGTGAACGGGCCAGTCAAGCTTCGACAGGCCGGCCGAGAAGTGGACGTGATCCAGGTTTCCGATTACATTAACTTGCCGTCAAATGGGCTAGTGACGAATGAAAAGACCATTCGGGAACGCCCTGAACTGGTACAGCGTATGGTCCGAGCGCTGTTACGAGGGCTAGAAGACACGCTAAACCATCCCGATGAGGCCTTTGCCATCTCCATCCAGGCGGTGCCCGAGGCAGGCGGAGAGAATGAGCCGGTCAACCGGGCTATCTTCAACACCGTCCTGGACGAATGGCGTCCTCCCACGGGCAAGGTTTTGGGGTGGTCGGATCCGGAGCGATGGGCCCAGGCGGCGCGCTTTATGCGGGAGATGGGACTGGTGGACGTCGAGGTAGATGTCGGCAAGCTGTTTACCAATCGTTTTGTCGAGGCATCATGA
- a CDS encoding ABC transporter permease — protein sequence MTIQMSRRSWERQTLAVKLPQIWQRVIRNVEVLLAPVILALILGMWELLVRVGGYPSFILPSPGRVWDKFLVVVMDGTLWRHTRITLLEIAGGLSLGLTAALVIGYGLAKSPLLERLLSPYIIASQSVPVVTIAPLVVIWFGFGALSKVLICALTVFFPMLVNTVIGIRSVEPDLLALMRSLRATRWQTFRLLEVPAALPVLFGGLKVAVTLAVIGAVVGEFVGADRGLGFLLNLARGILDTPLLFVALFTLILIALSLYLTVSWLELWLLRWRRIE from the coding sequence ATGACGATTCAGATGAGCCGAAGGAGCTGGGAACGGCAGACGTTAGCAGTAAAGCTCCCCCAAATATGGCAACGAGTGATCAGAAACGTCGAGGTCTTGTTGGCGCCGGTAATATTGGCGCTCATCCTAGGAATGTGGGAACTGTTGGTACGGGTGGGAGGATATCCCTCGTTCATCCTGCCATCGCCAGGACGCGTGTGGGATAAGTTTCTAGTCGTAGTGATGGATGGAACCTTATGGCGGCATACTCGAATCACCCTACTCGAGATCGCAGGGGGCCTAAGCTTGGGCCTCACCGCAGCATTGGTGATCGGCTACGGGCTGGCTAAATCCCCCCTGTTAGAGCGCCTTCTATCCCCCTACATCATCGCCTCGCAATCGGTGCCTGTAGTGACTATCGCCCCGCTGGTGGTGATCTGGTTCGGCTTTGGGGCACTCTCCAAGGTGCTGATCTGCGCGCTGACCGTCTTCTTTCCTATGTTGGTCAATACAGTGATCGGCATCCGTTCCGTTGAGCCAGACCTGTTGGCGTTGATGCGGTCGTTGCGAGCCACACGCTGGCAGACGTTTCGGTTGCTAGAGGTGCCGGCTGCACTGCCAGTGCTATTCGGAGGGCTAAAGGTGGCAGTCACGCTGGCGGTGATCGGGGCTGTGGTAGGGGAGTTCGTGGGAGCTGATCGCGGGCTGGGGTTTCTGTTGAATCTGGCGCGCGGGATCCTGGATACGCCATTGCTCTTTGTGGCCCTCTTCACGTTGATCCTTATCGCGCTCAGCCTGTATCTGACTGTGAGTTGGCTGGAGCTATGGCTGCTGCGATGGCGGCGGATTGAGTGA